CCGTTATGCTGATTAATGCTATATCCATGGCATCAGTATGGAAATCCAGGCTCGCTTTTGTTACCCATGTCGGAATTGCTGCCCAAATGCTTCTCAACTTCGTACTGCCGCTCCTTGGCTCAGCCACTGATATCCAGATAtcaaagagtgagagggaggataaggatggCATAGCGCTATGCACCGTCTACTGACAACAGCAAGTCGTGAATAAGTTCCCAAATCTTGACCCAAACAAGATTTCAAATTATACACTCGGCATGCTGAAATAAATAATGTTCTATATCTAACATGAAAGGGCATATTTGCGAAAAGTATAAATGAGTTTTGAAACAGTTGGATTATTTTGAACAGGAGATCGACAGCTAAACATATAGCCAAGTTATAATTTCCAGAAGAATGCACAATCCATTCCTTACCGTAGTGGTTTCTGGCTctggggtgggtgtaggtgtgggcggAGGAGTGGGTGTTGGGATGGGTTTGCCGTCTCTCAGCACGGTCCTGATGGTAGTGATGAGCGGGAAGGGTCCGGCGTGACAATTCCCATGGAAGTCGTCCGTCTCGATGGACCACACCATCGCTCCAGCGAGACCAAGTGACACAATATACGACGCCTGTTTAGAAATGTGTAGAAGATAAATGAGTAAAGACGATAGTATACAGAGTACGAATAGAATATCCACTACAGTCCATTCTATACAAAACAATGTTTTTTTCTGGAGTATAAACAAATCAACTGGCAATGAAACTTTACCTTCGTCTCCACGGACTGAACATCGTCATAACCACACCACTGGCGCTCCCTGTAGGCGAACGGGGAAACCATGTGGGTGTCTCTAACCACTGTCCACGCCTCGCGCCCTTCGGATTCGCAAATCTGGTGTGGAAGGCATAAGGATGGGATATTATGATTTACAGAATATGGTACCCAAAGCCAAAGTAGTTAACATTTTAGATGTGCAccacgttattgttattataaatcacttattcttatcattatagatCTTTACGCTTCGGACTCATGCACGCCACACTTCCTCAGAGTTGACTCCCATCCACTTGCAGCACAAACGGTAACAATACGTAAGACTACAGGAATACAAATGTCCAAACGCACTTCGTTGAAGCCTTGCATGCCGGGCGACCTCGTATACGGCCCGGGTAAGCCAGGCTGGTAGGACGGGGAGTACACATCGTGCTGGTCAGCCCTTGCGAGGGTGAAGCAGCGTCCGTATAGGCCTATTCCCAGCACGAGCTTCGTCTCCGGCACACCTAGCTTGAGCCAGTACTGCACGGCGTAATCCttgaagaacagaaaagaaaaatgaaaattattccgTATACTTTATCCTTTGAACTGTCTGCAGTGTCGAATTAATAGATTGAATAGCAATATACGATCACCACAGTATTCAAGATGGAAAatcaagaatattttttttccctgcaATTCGTATTCAATatctcaaatacacacaaaaattgtCCCCCATTGTTTATGATACACTTTTTCATCTGTAAGAGACGTTAGCGGCTCATCCGTCACCCACCACATTCAGTTTGAGGTTGCCTCCTTTGTCGCCGGCGTAGGCGTACAGAGGGGAATGGTGGTGGGCGTATTGTTCCCAGGTGCCGTGGAGGTCGTACGCCATCAGGTGGACAAAGTCTAAGTTCCTGCAGCAGAGATGCGAGAGacgaggaaagtgaggaaggtgTTCGAGGAGAGCAagtgcacacaaacaaacccatgcataaatacacacatagataaaaatatgaatatatatctgtatagatatatattaataatatatatgtgtgcgtgtttgtatatacatatatacatacatacatacatacatatatatatatatatatatatatatacatacatatatatacatacatatatatacatatgtatatatatacatatgtatatatatttttatatatatatatatataaatatatatatatatatatataaatatatatatatataaatttatatatatataaatatatatatatatacatatatatacatatatatatatatatatatatatatatatatatatatatatatatatacatatatatatatatatacatatatatatataaatatatatatacatatatatatataatcatttatatatatatatatatatatatatatataaatatatatatatataaatatatatatatataaatatatatatataaatatatatatatatatatatatatatatatatatatatatatatatatatatatatatataatgtacaaacacgcacacatatatattattaatatatatatatatatatatatatatatatatatatatatatatatatatatatatatatgtgtgtgtgtgtgtgtgtgtgtgtgtgtgtgtgtgtgtgtgtgaatgaatgaatgaatgaatgaatgaatgaatgaatgattgaatgaatgaatgaatgtatgtatgtatgtatgtatctgtgtatgtatgtatgtatgtttacatgtagatatgtatgtatgtatatatggatgtatatatggatgtatatatgtatatatataattataaatatatattatatatatataaatgatcatatatatatatatatatatatatatatatatatatatatatttatatatatataaatgatcatatatatatatatatatatatatatatatataaatgatcatatatatatatattatatatactatatatattatatatatcatatatattatatatatattatatatattaatatatatatatgtgtgtgtgtgtggtgtgtgtgtgtgtgtgtgtgtgtgtgtgtgtgtgtgtgtgtgtgtgtgtgtgtgtgtgtgtgtgtgtgtgtgtgtgtgtgtgtgtgtgtgtgtgtgtgtgtgtatttccatatatatatatatatattttatatctatatttatatatatatatatatatatttccatatatatatatataatacatttccatttccatatatatatatatatatatatatatatatatatatatatatatatatatatatatatacacacacacacacaatgaacatTACAcctaacagcaacaagaacagcaCGCCACGAGCCAGCGGAATGAGCCGACCCCAAACCGCGCCACGAGAACAGAAGAAGCACGTCAAGATCCGGCCGCAAGTCTGACTCATTCGCTCCGAGCAAGAAGAAAAGTCTAAAATTTCCACAAATCTGTCACGAGGCACATCCCGTCCAGATAACGAGGACAaagagaattattttttttttgaaggtcgGTAAACATTGTCTTTGTTTTGCCAAGATTAGAATCAAGGGCTAGGCTCTTCTGGGAAGCTTGGGTATCTTacgttttgtcattatcattgttgtttatttttatagttataatAGTTATCGTAATCCAGATTACTCTTATCATGAAATTTATCCCGCTATttttagtactagtagtagaagtaatatcaAACCATTATCTTATACAtcgctatcattgctattatcgtttttatctgtATGATtgctaatagtaatcataacattaatcttGAATTCAGTATACTAGTCCTTGgagaattataattttattgatattattttgcaACTATTATTATACATGCCGTATTTATATTTtgaaattaatattaatagcGTATGCAGAAATATTTATCATCACTAATGTCATTGTAATTTTCTAAAACTGTTAACACcaaatattatattatcattacaagcagtatttgAGTCATTGGGAGTTTCACtgcaattttattaatattattgatgttatcatcatcaattcctttatcatcattaccattactgccattatcgttAGCATTTCCATACTTACCACAGCCATTAGCATATAAATTGACGGTATCACTCTCATgacgattattttcattataaattaaaaattatcatcactatcatcatttccaatattaacaatagtaatagtggcaTCCCCTATTGTGTTGTACATAACGTTCAAAAAGTACAGTATGTATGATCCTATTCAGAATGGAGTCCCGAACTTCAAGGTTCATTCATGTACTCGAAACACACGCGAGTACGATTTGGGGCGTGTGTTTCGCAGCCAAGAATCGAAAGTGCTAGTTGGCGGTTCGGCAACTAAATGGTGAAACTTGGAAGTAGACTCTACTTAATCTTGTAATGTCTATAATGCCATTTCTAAACGAATGATGTTACACTAGTTAAATGATTCATAGAGGTATTCCAATACCATTGACTTTAATGATTGGTTTGTAAACAAACATTATCATTTACCTCTCTGCTGATAACCCTTGAATGACCACAGATAAACATATCAGCGTATACAGTACAGGTACATATACGGATATAGAACAGACCCTACTATGGGACCCCGCAACACATACAAATAGGCAGGCACTCGAAAGAGAATAAAACGCCCTGGAAAGTATCATCGCCTGACAATGTAAAACACCGAAGAAAGAGTAAAACACCCTTGATAAAATATACCATCCTAGTAAGTACAAAACACCGTAAAGATTATAAAACatactataatatataaaacCCTCTAGAGAGTATAATGCACtctgaatataatataatataatataatataatataatgaataatataataataatataatgaacagGAAGCAGTCGAGCCATCCTCTCAAGCAAATTTTCCATTCGCACTCACCTCACCAAAGCGGAGACATTGTAGGCCGCGTCGATGGTGGCTTCCCCGGCCGACACTGCAGCGGTGAGCATCAGCCCTTGCTTGTCGAACCTGGATCTCATCTCATCGAGCAGCAGGGCGAAGTTAagctgaggaggggaaggatgttaAAGCCTCACACAAGGCATTTCCACGCCACTCCCTGACGTCAAGATATCTCCTTTACACGCCTAGATTTTCTCTtccgtttgtcttttgtttaatCTCATTAATATTGCGTTTGTAGCAATGTTATTCTTTTGTGAATAAATGCGTGTGGTTTAAAAGAGCTTACCTTGTCTTCAGGTTTCCCGCCTCGTAGTGTCGGGTACTCCCAGTCGAGGTCAAGGCCGTCGAAGCCGAACTTCTGCAGGAACAGGACGCAGCTCGTGATGAACTTGGCCCTTGAGTCCTCCGTCGCGGCCATCTGGAATGTGGCGACAGGGATATGGAGGATGGGATTGGGCACTGTAATGttcggaaagaaagagagagagagagagagagagagagagagagagagagagagagagagagagagagagagagagagagagagagagagagagagggagacagaggggggggggggggagagagagagaggagggggggggagagggggagagagagagagagagaggagagagagagagagagagagagagagagagagagacagagagagagagagagagagagagaaagagagagagagagagagagagagagagagagagagagaaagaaaaaaagagagacagagaaagatactgATTTGATTTTGAgtttaaaatatatgtgtatgtatgcatatgtaaacagacatgcacacttTTGTAGTCCCAACCTGCGAGTACTTGGAGGAGCCTTCGTTCCATCCGCCGATCGCCAAAAGCGTCTTCAAGTCAGGATTCAGTTTCTTGAGCCCCGTGAATCTCTTAAAAGCCCCTGAAAAAAAGCATACAATCATACACAAGCTCACACAGCCTCAAACAACACCATAAACACCTTTGAAAACCGACTCGACAAGacctaaatatcataataatcatcatgaaccAGAAAAATACCTTTCCCGTAGTTGACATCGAGGTCATTATAGGGGTCGAGGCTGACGATCTCGTGCGTGTCGGCCTTGAGTCCCGCGAAGCCGTAAATCAGGTGGGTGCAGATGTCAGTGTCGATGTCCTCCACGTCGAACCTGCCGGCGCCGGGTCGGTAGACGGCCCACGACCCGTAGTAGCACACCATCACGCGATCGTCTGCGCGGGCACGTTGAGTTATTTTTAgcttgtattaatatatatatatatatatatatatatatatatatatatatatatatatatacatatatatatacatatatatacatatatatacatatatatacatatatatatacatatatatacatatatatacatatacatatacatatatatatatacatatatatacacatatatacatatatatatacatatatatatatacatatatatataatatatatataaatatatatatacatatatatatacatatatatatacatatatatatacataaaaatatatatacatataagtgtgactgtgtttacacacatacatgtacacacacgcgcgcgcgcacacacacactgcatatgtacatatatgtaaacacacacacacacacacacacacacactatatatatatatatatatatatatatatatatatatatatatatatatatatatatataatatatatatatatatacatacatacatatatatatatgtatgtatgtatgtatatatatacatatgtatatgcacatataaatacatacatacatgcatatgtgggtgtgatatatatatatatatatatatatatatatatatatatatatatatatatacatacataaatacatacatacatacatatatatat
The sequence above is a segment of the Penaeus vannamei isolate JL-2024 chromosome 31, ASM4276789v1, whole genome shotgun sequence genome. Coding sequences within it:
- the LOC113822241 gene encoding LOW QUALITY PROTEIN: chitotriosidase-1 (The sequence of the model RefSeq protein was modified relative to this genomic sequence to represent the inferred CDS: inserted 1 base in 1 codon), coding for MRVPPHPDPTSARRPGDRSQNPPPVSPARLHRXGGKDTAMGSLGRKSSGDMTGRFLHVFILAGLLAAAVGGEASPGGAGVLGEVGDQDDRVMVCYYGSWAVYRPGAGRFDVEDIDTDICTHLIYGFAGLKADTHEIVSLDPYNDLDVNYGKGAFKRFTGLKKLNPDLKTLLAIGGWNEGSSKYSQMAATEDSRAKFITSCVLFLQKFGFDGLDLDWEYPTLRGGKPEDKLNFALLLDEMRSRFDKQGLMLTAAVSAGEATIDAAYNVSALVRNLDFVHLMAYDLHGTWEQYAHHHSPLYAYAGDKGGNLKLNVDYAVQYWLKLGVPETKLVLGIGLYGRCFTLARADQHDVYSPSYQPGLPGPYTRSPGMQGFNEICESEGREAWTVVRDTHMVSPFAYRERQWCGYDDVQSVETKASYIVSLGLAGAMVWSIETDDFHGNCHAGPFPLITTIRTVLRDGKPIPTPTPPPTPTPTPEPETTTDTTTTTTPSPPPPSTVCHREGFNTDPKDCTAFYSCHQVGDHWQVYHFQCAPGTVFVEDLQTCDFAQDHQDLCVNNSYSYHHQNPNSIDYDYEVDQTRLNKVPKAKKTDFLEKMKRFEKKLKEISEAAFLDTTQASVKTRTVEIPAKDDASMRSQHRQAKKLRMMKKKSNKNGPEGLY